One genomic region from Salvia hispanica cultivar TCC Black 2014 chromosome 2, UniMelb_Shisp_WGS_1.0, whole genome shotgun sequence encodes:
- the LOC125208242 gene encoding probable membrane-associated kinase regulator 3, with protein MKKEESVTASEYEDEDDEYIDMELSSSSDSREFEFQMTGAATLTQTADHLFHKGRLLPLYLLPFTAAADISPSESCRASCDLSSDDFFFEWSSDLINHSHHHHHPTKTSWPKKIKAYLKSLFLKSAKSQEKERNTTAIDDDTAQQRRSFSSAIKRHSPAKCLSSSSSNSSSASSSFSLNSNELRRSSSATEAEGSIEAAIAYCKKSQHIS; from the coding sequence atgaagaaagaagagagtGTTACAGCAAGTGaatatgaagatgaagatgatgagtACATAGACATGGAGCTGAGCTCATCCTCAGACAGCAGAGAATTCGAGTTCCAAATGACCGGCGCCGCCACCCTCACTCAAACAGCCGACCACCTCTTCCACAAAGGCAGACTCCTCCCCCTCTACCTCCTTCCATTCACAGCCGCCGCCGATATCTCCCCATCCGAATCATGCCGAGCGAGCTGCGACCTCAGCTCCGACGACTTCTTCTTCGAATGGTCAAGCGACCTCATCAACCAcagccaccaccaccaccaccccacCAAAACCTCGTGGCCCAAGAAGATAAAAGCCTACCTCAAATCACTCTTCCTCAAATCCGCCAAGTcccaagaaaaagaaagaaacacCACTGCAATCGATGACGACACGGCGCAGCAGAGGAGGTCGTTTTCCAGCGCCATCAAGCGGCATTCGCCCGCAAAGTGTCTGTCGTCGTCTTCCTCGAATTCATCATCAGCATCCTCATCTTTCTCGCTCAACTCCAACGAACTGCGGAGGAGCAGCAGCGCCACTGAAGCCGAGGGCTCCATTGAAGCCGCCATAGCTTATTGCAAGAAATCtcaacacatttcttaa
- the LOC125206223 gene encoding uncharacterized protein LOC125206223 — MRRDVFLSIVRTLEARDEYFQYRKNGIDRPGLTPLQKCTVALQQLAYGTTADMFDEYFHVGRQLTASPDEDARDGARLSWNAREHRFLGKDVERAYTQGGLFYAQKHEAACKDVERAFGVLQSRWAIVKGPTRFWYKDVIADVMYACIILHNVIVEHEGGRVTDWGDDEDGSSSSRATPAHVRGLPMGFNEVLSRQASMRNQQDHAQLMNDMIEEVWKHNDH; from the exons ATGCGGCGAGACGTTTTTCTCAGCATTGTCCGAACTTTGGAGGCTCGTGATGAATACTTCCAGTATCGGAAAAATGGCATCGACAGACCCGGACTTACGCCGTTGCagaagtgcacggttgcgctccagcagttggcctacggcacCACAgcggatatgttcgacgagtacttTCACGTCGGGAGACAACTGACCGCAA GCCCTGATGAAGATGCACGAGACGGCGCACGACTTTCCTGGAATGCTAGGGAGCAtcgatt TTTGGGtaaggatgtggagcgggcaTATACCCAAGGTGGCTTGTTTTACGCGCAAAAGCATGAGGCTGCGTGtaaggatgtggagcgggcatttggggtgctccaatcgcggtgGGCAATTGTGAAGGGTCCGACGCGCTTCTGGTACAAGGACGTCATAGCTGatgtcatgtatgcgtgcatcatcttGCATAACGTAATAGTCGAACACGAAGGTGGAAGAGTCACCGATTGGGGCGATGATGAAGATGGATCTAGCTCCAGCAGGGCGACCCCGGCCCACGTTCGAGGATTACCGATGGGCTTCAATGAGGTTCTATCTAGACAAGCCTCAATGCGCAACCAACAAGATCATGCTCAGCTCATGAatgacatgattgaagaagtttggaagCATAATGACCATTGa
- the LOC125205429 gene encoding thioredoxin-like protein YLS8, translated as MSYLLPHLHSGWAVDQAILAEEERLVLIRFGHDWDETCMQMDEVLASVAETLKNFAVIYLVDITEVPDFNTMYELYDPSTIMFFFRNKHIMIDLGTGNNNKINWAMKDKQEFIDIVETVYRGARKGRGLVIAPKDYSTKYRY; from the exons ATGTCGTATTTGCTGCCTCACCTTCACTCCGGCTGGGCCGTCGATCAGGCTATCCTGGCGGAGGAGGAGCGCCTCGTCCTCATCCGCTTCGGCCACGATTGGGACGAGACCTGCATGCAG ATGGATGAGGTACTGGCTTCTGTTGCCGAAACACTAAAGAATTTTGCTGTCATATACCTGGTGGATATCACAGAGGTCCCGGATTTCAACACAATGTACGAGCTGTATGACCCCTCCACCATCATGTTCTTCTTCAGGAACAAGCACATTATGATTGATCTTGGCACTGGAAACAACAACAAGATCAACTGGGCCATGAAGGATAAGCAAGAGTTCATTGACATCGTTGAGACTGTCTACCGTGGCGCCAGGAAGGGGCGTGGTCTGGTCATCGCCCCTAAGGATTATTCCACCAAATATCGttattga
- the LOC125205428 gene encoding putative pectate lyase 21: MGFESPYGSVDSSLRGLAGQAEGFGRFTVGGQNGDVYSVTTLADDGPGSLRYGCRKKEALWIVFQVSGTIELRSYLSVSSYKSIDGRGQEIMLTGKGLRLKECEHVIICNLQIQGGVGDDADAIQIKPNSKHIWIDRCSLSDFRDGLIDISRQSTDITISRCHFANHNKTVLIGADASHVGDRCIRVTIHHCFFDGTRQRHPRVRFGKVHLYNNYTRNWAIYAVCASVESQIYSECNIYEAGQKKIAFKYYKEKAGDKEEECSGGIRSQGDLFVGETKAGLEGGAGDSCVFDPREYYDKWTVAPPTDELKHYLQHCTGFQHISLPSHSL; encoded by the exons ATGGGGTTTGAGTCGCCGTATGGAAGCGTGGACTCCAGCTTACGTGGTCTGGCGGGGCAAGCCGAGGGCTTTGGACGTTTTACAGTGGGGGGCCAAAACGGCGACGTTTACTCAGTGACGACTCTAGCTG ATGATGGGCCTGGTTCACTACGGTATGGATGTCGGAAAAAGGAAGCTCTGTGGATCGTATTCCAAGTGTCGGGCACAATTGAACTCCGATCTTATCTGAGCGTCTCCTCTTACAAGAGCATCGACGGGCGCGGTCAGGAAATCATGCTGACCGGCAAGGGTTTGAGGCTGAAGGAGTGTGAGCATGTCATAATCTGCAACCTGCAAATCCAAGGGGGCGTTGGAGACGACGCTGATGCGATTCAGATCAAGCCTAATTCCAAGCATATATGGATCGATCGTTGCAGCCTCAGTGATTTCCGCGACGGCCTCATCGATATTAGCCGTCAGAGCACAGACATTACTATCTCACG GTGCCATTTTGCGAATCATAACAAGACAGTTTTGATTGGAGCTGATGCTTCGCATGTGGGGGATAGATGCATTAGGGTTACGATTCACCATTGTTTCTTTGATGGTACTCGGCAGAGACATCCCCGCGTCAGATTTGGGAAAGTGCATTTGTACAATAATTACACTAGAAACTGGGCAATTTATGCTGTTTGTGCCAGTGTCGAATCTCAG ATTTACTCAGAGTGCAACATATATGAAGCAGGGCAGAAGAAGATAGCCTTTAAGTACTACAAAGAAAAG GCAGGTGATAAGGAGGAGGAATGCAGTGGGGGCATCAGGTCTCAAGGGGACTTGTTTGTTGGCGAAACAAAGGCGGGCTTGGAAGGCGGCGCTGGCGACTCATGTGTATTTGATCCTCGCGAATACTACGACAAATGGACTGTGGCACCGCCAACGGATGAACTCAAACACTATCTCCAACACTGCACCGGATTCCAACATATCTCCCTTCCTTCTCACTCATTATGA
- the LOC125208104 gene encoding protein SODIUM POTASSIUM ROOT DEFECTIVE 3-like, with protein sequence MKGMDISQAIMEQQPSSSVLSGSSSPAIDRYNPIITDSRRCAATPLPPIHRKISPSTPTPSRKSWSCTKPSDFISPPGSTRYLLNGKELLTTLSDFEPKLDETKLASSSPSPDQVVVLRVSLHCRGCERKMRKHISRMAGVRSFNIDFAAKKVTVAGKITPLEVLSSISKVKNAQLWAPTIASEFKGAWLKDKGTFLHS encoded by the exons ATGAAAGGAATGGATATATCGCAAGCCATCATGGAACAACAACCATCCAGCAGCGTTCTCAGCGGCAGCAGCAGCCCCGCCATCGACCGATACAATCCCATCATCACCGACTCCCGCAGATGCGCTGCCACCCCTCTCCCGCCCATTCATCGGAAGATTTCCCCCTCAACTCCCACTCCAAGCCGGAAGAGCTGGAGCTGCACCAAGCCTTCCGACTTCATCAGCCCGCCCGGCTCTACTAGGTACTTGCTGAACGGCAAGGAGCTGCTCACCACCCTATCCGATTTCGAGCCCAAATTAGATGAGACAAAACTGGCCTCCTCCTCCCCCTCGCCCGATCAGGTGGTGGTGCTAAGGGTGTCGTTGCACTGCAGAGGCTGCGAGAGGAAAATGAGGAAACATATTTCTAGAATGGCTG GGGTTAGGTCGTTCAACATAGATTTTGCAGCGAAGAAGGTGACGGTGGCCGGAAAGATCACGCCGTTGGAGGTGCTGTCGAGCATATCCAAGGTCAAAAACGCGCAGCTGTGGGCTCCCACCATAGCATCGGAGTTCAAAGGCGCTTGGCTTAAAGACAAAGGGACTTTTCTTCACTCTTGA
- the LOC125203576 gene encoding uncharacterized protein LOC125203576 has protein sequence MTIPNLNPGDADTDESDMLILSLSTTPANPGKEAIRPPFPWATDRRATVYSIEHLQASGIATITGSVKCKRCDKTFEVEYDLAAKFSEVAEYITMHSHEMRHRAPAVWSSPTLPDCRFCGQRNCAKPAASEKKREINWLFLFLGQMVGCCKLSELKYFCKHTKQHRTGAKDRVLYLTYLQIFNQLSPAP, from the coding sequence ATGACTATTCCAAATCTGAATCCCGGCGACGCGGACACCGACGAATCAGACATGCTCATCCTCTCCCTCTCAACAACTCCCGCTAACCCGGGCAAGGAGGCGATCCGACCGCCTTTTCCGTGGGCGACCGACCGTCGCGCCACAGTGTACAGCATAGAGCACCTGCAGGCTAGCGGCATCGCCACCATCACGGGCAGCGTGAAGTGCAAGCGATGCGACAAGACGTTCGAGGTGGAGTACGATCTGGCAGCCAAATTCAGTGAGGTGGCGGAATACATCACGATGCACAGCCATGAAATGCGCCACCGCGCGCCGGCGGTGTGGAGTAGCCCCACGCTGCCGGACTGCAGGTTTTGCGGGCAGCGGAATTGCGCGAAGCCGGCGGCGTCGGAGAAGAAGAGGGAGATTAATTGGTTGTTCCTGTTTTTGGGACAGATGGTGGGGTGCTGCAAGCTATCTGAGTTGAAGTATTTCTGCAAGCATACCAAGCAGCATAGAACGGGCGCCAAGGATAGGGTTTTGTATCTTACTTATCTCCAGATTTTCAACCAGCTTAGTCCAGCCCCTTga
- the LOC125207883 gene encoding uncharacterized protein LOC125207883, protein MQLKLLKLESGTYAETSALVPIEEEEGQPSPVVSEGDLLLAADNWRTCYALDVLIESGLEESYFHILRTPWHSSNSPLDPKLFEKLEKKYNDDETTGLRWERRLLFDEINSAVMEIFQKRVNLCPWVMPKVSGSNLQWQGVQDDLERLINQDYISGDGELDRDMLRSECRAEIEMLGNEIERLLLDEMITEVICN, encoded by the coding sequence ATGCAACTGAAGCTCCTCAAGTTGGAGTCAGGCACATATGCTGAGACATCCGCACTTGTTCCTAtcgaggaagaagaagggcaACCATCTCCAGTAGTTTCTGAAGGTGACCTTCTCTTAGCAGCTGACAACTGGAGAACTTGTTATGCGCTTGACGTGCTGATAGAGTCTGGTCTTGAAGAATCCTACTTTCACATTTTAAGGACGCCGTGGCACTCCTCAAATAGCCCATTAGACCCCAAGTTGTTTGAGAAGCTTGAGAAGAAATACAATGATGATGAGACAACCGGATTGAGGTGGGAAAGAAGGTTGCTCTTCGACGAGATAAATTCAGCAGTGATGGAGATTTTCCAGAAGCGCGTGAACCTGTGCCCCTGGGTGATGCCAAAAGTGTCGGGGTCGAATCTGCAATGGCAGGGCGTTCAAGATGATCTTGAGAGATTGATCAACCAAGACTACATCAGCGGTGACGGAGAACTTGATAGAGATATGCTGCGGTCAGAATGTAGAGCAGAAATTGAGATGTTAGGTAATGAAATCGAGAGACTGTTGTTAGATGAGATGATAACTGAGGTTATATGTAACTAA
- the LOC125203653 gene encoding uncharacterized protein LOC125203653, which produces MERARHRKTKSASGIDGIRPISKQKTVPRLSSDSRSYIDGSNRDEMFMLELGQSNLGRGTGIPMKKLLAEEMSKDVESKKRSPSVIARLMGLEGLPSPRHVYRQQKKFPENYQQKNVSTNKQRSSQHYDSQSERSLIDQQEFKDVYEDLEASHVVNRQYSSRWGEHSILTKPEMELIRQKFMDAKRLSTVENFQGSKELNDTLEMLESNKDLLLKFLGQSDSLFVQHLHDLQADPGNSFGSHIAVLKPSNSEKFESKAKAWRSERDTSNKPRDTSQLKREDGLLLEPHSRHRVRSSTGIQVEEPKDKNIIPTRIVVLKPNVGKIQNAGTSLSSPDLSHSYKTGSKKIKEYSNVGSAEMVSWRRKDSSHNAGLSMSTSKEAREIAREITMRMRDGYDENAGGKSTVYSGYVGGYVGDESSYDANQSDSDSESDVFIFASRRSFDASSMYRYPSSHSGESPVNTEAKKRLSERWKMTHKYQDLQMMSRGNTLGEMLSLPNRETRPCQSNVKMSPGRASKEFGNNGTATLDVPLGISSRDGWKDEIVRNSSRSRSLPPPTGGRGRSHRSLNHNKLAEDKGLMHSNSVRRSRSKVERGNLSHRENCSAKDSQSSIKSSRSCQHMFANEIDSSSGANIEIQLEPNTQDLSSEQQPMFSMAEKADNYEVPVVDVMMISDPGSTNISSKSSEILPEQSLLTIATNKVADHNQEGSSLQVWS; this is translated from the exons atggaGAGAGCTCGACACAGGAAAACCAAAAGTGCTTCCGGCATTGacg GTATTCGGCCGATTTCAAAGCAGAAAACAGTTCCAAGATTGTCTTCAGATTCTCGTTCTTATATTGATGGGAGCAACAGGGATGAAATG TTCATGCTTGAGCTGGGGCAGAGCAACTTAGGAAGAGGAACAGGGATCCCAATGAAGAAGTTGCTGGCAGAAGAGATGTCAAAAGATGTTGAATCCAAGAAAAGATCACCAAGTGTTATTGCTAGATTAATGGGTCTTGAAGGGCTTCCATCCCCTCGGCATGTTTATAGACAACAAAAGAAGTTCCCCGAGAACTACCAACAGAAAAACGTTTCAACTAATAAACAAAGAAGTAGCCAACATTATGATAGCCAATCAGAGCGAAGCCTAATAGATCAGCAAGAATTCAAGGATGTCTATGAAGATTTAGAAGCATCCCATGTTGTCAATCGCCAGTATTCTTCAAGATGGGGTGAACACTCAATTCTTACAAAACCTGAGATGGAACTGATTCGGCAGAAATTTATGGATGCAAAGCGTCTTTCCAcagttgaaaattttcaaggTTCGAAAGAGCTCAACGACACTCTAGAGATGCTGGAATCCAACAAGGACTTACTGCTGAAGTTTCTTGGTCAGTCAGATTCTTTATTTGTGCAGCATTTGCATGATCTACAAGCTGATCCTGGCAATTCGTTTGGCAGTCACATAGCAGTCTTAAAGCCATCTAACTCTGAGAAGTTTGAAAGTAAAGCCAAAGCATGGAGATCTGAGAGAGATACTTCTAATAAGCCTCGTGATACTTCTCAGCTGAAACGTGAAGATGGTCTTCTTCTTGAACCACACAGTCGCCATAGAGTTCGCAGTTCAACAGGGATTCAAGTGGAAGAGCCGAaagacaaaaatattattcctaCTAGGATTGTTGTTTTGAAGCCAAACGTTGGGAAAATTCAGAATGCTGGCACATCTTTGTCGTCACCAGATCTTTCACACAGTTATAAGACTGGATCCAAGAAAATCAAGGAATACTCAAATGTTGGTAGTGCTGAAATGGTGTCATGGAGAAGGAAAGACTCATCTCATAATGCAGGATTATCAATGTCAACGTCGAAAGAAGCTAGAGAAATAGCTAGAGAAATTACCATGAGGATGAGAGATGGCTACGATGAGAATGCAGGTGGCAAATCTACTGTGTACAGCGGATATGTGGGAGGTTATGTGGGAGATGAGAGCTCATACGATGCCAATCAAAGTGATTCTGATAGTGAGTCTGATGTGTTTATATTTGCTTCTAGAAGATCCTTTGATGCTAGTAGCATGTACAGATATCCATCTTCTCATTCGGGAGAATCACCTGTAAATACAGAAGCAAAGAAGCGACTTTCTGAGAGATGGAAGATGACCCACAAATATCAAGATTTGCAAATGATGAGTCGGGGAAACACATTAGGGGAAATGCTTTCTTTGCCCAATAGGGAAACTAGGCCCTGCCAATCAAATGTTAAAATGAGTCCTGGCCGAGCAAGTAAAGAATTTGGTAACAATGGAACTGCTACTTTGGATGTTCCTTTAGGTATCAGCAGTAGGGATGGATGGAAAGATGAAATAGTTAGAAACTCCTCTAGGTCTAGGTCACTTCCTCCACCCACTGGTGGGAGAGGGAGAAGCCACAGAAGCCTAAATCATAATAAGTTGGCTGAAGACAAAGGCCTGATGCATAGTAATTCTGTACGTCGTAGCAGAAGTAAGGTTGAAAGGGGAAATCTGAGTCACAGAGAAAATTGTTCAGCTAAAGATTCACAATCCAGTATCAAGTCGTCTCGTTCCTGTCAACACATGTTTGCTAATGAGATAGACTCTTCTTCAGGAGCCAACATTGAGATTCAGTTGGAACCAAACACCCAGGACTTATCATCTGAACAACAGCCCATGTTTTCAATGGCTGAAAAGGCAGACAATTATGAAGTCCCTGTGGTTGATGTAATGATGATTTCGGATCCTGGTAGCACCAATATATCTTCAAAATCTTCCGAGATTCTTCCAGAGCAGTCACTTTTAACTATAGCAACTAACAAAGTTGCTGATCATAACCAAGAGGGCTCTAGTCTCCAGGTTTGGTCTTGA